A window from Salvia miltiorrhiza cultivar Shanhuang (shh) chromosome 2, IMPLAD_Smil_shh, whole genome shotgun sequence encodes these proteins:
- the LOC131010655 gene encoding putative lipase YDL109C codes for MENRGAEAVEEQESKKLEMDLEGRNDLSNQKKKRYSWIPRFACARLDDGDVAVAEKPDARGFDVSNRKDQSATHLILMVNGIIGSAQNWRYAAKQFVKAYPSEVVVHCSDSNSSLLTLDGVDVMGKRLADEVISVVSRHSNLEKISFVGHSLGGLVARYAIAVLYQKDLTRKDSDENGECGGDELVKSPLEEKTRGKIAGLEPMNFITIATPHLGARGHRQIPVLCGFRSLEKAALHASGVLRRTGKHLFLRDDNNEKPPLLLQMTEDSDELKFISALQSFTRRVAYANISFDHIVGWSSSSLRRLNELPKRRNLVKIAKYKYIFAEDTSKTADIRETKVSRGRISEMEEAMIGGLTRLSWERVDVDFSTSIQGPLAHTTIQVKTYCINSHGANVIQHMIDNFQL; via the exons ATGGAGAATAGAGGCGCAGAGGCTGTGGAAGAGCAAGAGAGTAAGAAATTAGAGATGGATTTGGAGGGAAGAAATGATCTGAGCAATCAGAAGAAGAAAAGGTACTCGTGGATCCCGAGATTTGCGTGTGCCAGATTAGACGACGGCGATGTTGCGGTGGCGGAGAAGCCGGATGCCAGAGGTTTCGACGTTTCTAATAGGAAGGATCAATCGGCGACGCATCTGATTCTTATGGTCAATGGAATTATTGGAAG TGCTCAAAACTGGAGATATGCAGCGAAGCAATTTGTGAAGGCTTATCCTAGTGAAGTTGTTGTGCATT GCAGTGACTCTAATTCTTCATTGTTAACACTGGATGGAGTTGACGTTATGGGGAAGAGATTAGCTGATGAG GTGATTTCTGTTGTAAGTCGTCATTCAAATCTTGAGAAGATTTCTTTTGTGGGTCACTCCCTCGGTGGCTTGGTAGCAAGGTATGCTATTGCTGTGCTTTATCAAAAAGATTTGACAAGAAAAGATTCTGACGAAAATGGCGAATGTGGAGGAGATGAGCTTGTCAAATCCCCTTTAGAAGAGAAAACGAGAGGGAAAATAGCTGGACTTGAACCTATGAATTTCATTACCATTGCAACACCTCATCTTGGGGCTAGAGGTCACAGACAG ATCCCGGTGCTTTGCGGTTTTCGCAGCTTAGAGAAAGCAGCGTTGCATGCTTCGGGTGTACTGCGCAGGACAGGGAAGCACTTATTCTTGAGGGACGACAACAATGAAAAACCTCCTCTTCTGCTTCAGATGACCGAAGATTCTGATGAGCTTAAGTTCAT ATCGGCATTGCAGTCATTTACGAGGCGTGTGGCCTATGCAAACATCAGCTTTGATC ATATAGTTGGTTGGAGCTCATCATCACTGCGTCGCCTCAACGAGCTCCCAAAG CGCCGGAATCTTGTCAAAATTGCCAAGTATAAATACATTTTTGCTGAAGACACATCAAAAACTGCCGATATTCGTGAAACCAAGGTCTCCAGAGGGAGGATAAGTGAAATGGAAG AGGCAATGATCGGAGGGCTAACAAGGCTCAGCTGGGAGCGCGTGGATGTTGATTTCAGTACGAGTATACAAGGTCCTCTCGCTCACACAACGATCCAG GTTAAGACTTACTGCATCAACTCCCATGGAGCCAACGTGATACAACATATGATTGATAACTTCCAACTATAA
- the LOC131010656 gene encoding uncharacterized protein At4g37920, with protein sequence MELASIHLSSYYAVSPIRPPASAARSSSSSLPIIKATFPEIYSSRFVSKSKGFLLPSEKVRCSSSSHAAGLDNATAAASGSAQEHVSSAEKHIIEDDTANKNDRKHQDSVATEQLDDNKMIRICDKLIGVFMVDKPTPTDWRRLLTFSKEWDNIRPHFYKRCQDRADNNDDPGMKHKLLRLARKLKEIDEDIQRHDELLDAISKSPSEVGEIVSRRRKDFTKEFFVHLHTVAESYHDNPTEQNAVAKLGNTCIAAVQAYDTATESIEALNSAELKFQDIINSPSVDAACRKIDNLAEKNQLDSALVLMITKAWSAAKESNMMKDEVKDVLFHLYKTARGNLQRLMPKEIRILKYLLTIEDPEVRMSALHDAFTPGEELQGMDVDCLYTTPEQLHTWIGTVVDAYHFSREGTLIREARDMMNPKVIQKLEELKKTIQDNFM encoded by the exons ATGGAGCTGGCTTCCATTCATCTCAGCTCCTACTACGCCGTTTCGCCTATACGACCACCGGCATCTGCCGCCAGAAGCTCATCTTCGTCCCTTCCTATTATCAAAGCTACCTTTCCAGAGATTTATTCATCTCGTTTCGTTTCTAAATCCAAAG GCTTTCTCTTGCCAAGTGAGAAAGTTAGATGTTCGTCTTCGTCCCATGCTGCTGGTCTTGATAATGCAACAGCTGCAGCGAGTGGATCAGCTCAAGAACATGTGTCCTCTGCCGAGAAACATATTATAGAAGATGACACTGCTAATAAAAATGATAGGAAACACCAAGATAGTGTGGCTACTGAACAATTGGATGACAATAAAATGATACGCATCTGCGACAAACTAATTGGAGTCTTTATGGTTGACAAGCCCACACCAACTGATTGGAGAAGATTATTAACTTTTAGCAAGGAATGGGACAATATTCGACCCCACTTTTATAAGAGATGTCAGGACCGAGCAGACAATAACGATGATCCTGGAATGAAGCATAAACTACTTCGGCTTGCAAGGAAGCTGAAAGAG ATAGACGAGGATATCCAAAGACATGATGAGCTTCTTGATGCAATTAGCAAGTCACCATCTGAAGTTGGCGAAATTGTATCTAGGCGCCGTAAAGACTTCACTAAAGAATTTTTTGTCCATCTTCATACTGTGGCAGAATCATACCATGACAATCCAACAGAGCAAAATG CTGTGGCAAAGCTTGGGAATACATGCATAGCTGCCGTGCAAGCATATGATACTGCAACTGAAAGTATAGAAGCGCTAAACTCTGCAGAGTTGAAATTTCAAGACATTATAAACTCGCCTTCTGTTGATGCTGCTTGCCGGAAGATTGATAATTTGGCTGAAAAAAATCAACTTGATTCAGCACTCGTCCTCATGATTACAAAAGCTTGGTCTGCTGCCAAAGAGTCAAACATGATGAAAGACGAG GTAAAAGACGTATTATTTCATTTATACAAAACAGCCAGAGGTAATCTCCAGAGGCTTATGCCTAAAGAAATCAGGATACTCAAGTATTTACTAACAATTGAAGACCCTGAAGTGCGTATGAGTGCATTGCACGATGCTTTTACACCAGGAGAAGAACTTCAAGGAATGGATGTTGACTGCCTTTACAC GACGCCGGAGCAGCTGCACACTTGGATTGGGACAGTGGTTGATGCGTACCATTTCAGCCGAGAGGGCACACTCATAAGAGAAGCCAGGGACATGATGAACCCAAAGGTTATCCAAAAACTGGAAGAGTTAAAGAAGACCATTCAAGATAACTTCATGTGA